One stretch of Xanthomonas sp. DAR 35659 DNA includes these proteins:
- a CDS encoding DMT family transporter, translated as MPTLRSNTAAAAWMVAAVAFFALMDAAMKMLAAHYPALQVATLRGAASLPFVLLWVLVTAGPRSILPVRWGLHLLRGVLGIAMIGCFAWALRSLPLSTAYTIYFVAPLLVAALSVPLLGEYVGQRRWAAIGVGLVGVLVVLRPGMNGFVSLPGLMVLLAAIAYAVASVLVSLLARTDTPQSLVVWFLLIMALGAGALALPDWTPLRLADAGWIAGMGLAGALGQVALTQAFRRGDASLIAPLEYSGLIWVIPWDWLLWRKLPDAWTWVGAAIIVASGLYLLHRERVRAAVRPPPQAHP; from the coding sequence ATGCCCACGTTACGCTCCAACACCGCGGCCGCCGCCTGGATGGTCGCGGCGGTCGCCTTTTTCGCGCTGATGGATGCGGCGATGAAGATGCTGGCCGCGCACTACCCGGCCTTGCAGGTCGCCACGCTGCGCGGCGCCGCCTCGCTGCCGTTCGTGCTGCTGTGGGTGCTGGTCACCGCCGGCCCGCGCTCGATCCTGCCGGTGCGCTGGGGCCTGCATCTGCTGCGCGGCGTGCTCGGCATCGCCATGATCGGCTGCTTCGCCTGGGCGCTGCGCAGCCTGCCGCTGTCCACCGCGTACACGATCTACTTCGTCGCGCCATTGCTGGTGGCGGCGCTGTCGGTGCCGCTGCTCGGCGAATACGTCGGGCAGCGGCGCTGGGCGGCGATCGGCGTCGGCCTGGTCGGCGTGCTGGTGGTGCTGCGCCCGGGCATGAACGGGTTCGTCTCGCTGCCGGGGCTGATGGTGCTGCTGGCGGCCATCGCCTACGCGGTCGCCTCTGTGCTGGTCAGCCTGCTGGCGCGCACCGACACGCCGCAGTCGCTGGTGGTGTGGTTCCTGCTGATCATGGCGCTGGGCGCCGGCGCGCTGGCGTTGCCGGACTGGACCCCGCTGCGCCTGGCCGACGCCGGTTGGATCGCCGGCATGGGCCTGGCCGGGGCGCTGGGCCAGGTGGCGCTGACCCAGGCGTTCCGCCGCGGCGACGCCTCGCTGATCGCCCCCCTGGAGTACAGCGGCCTGATCTGGGTGATCCCCTGGGACTGGCTGCTGTGGCGCAAGCTGCCCGACGCCTGGACCTGGGTGGGCGCGGCGATCATCGTCGCCAGCGGGCTGTACCTGCTGCACCGCGAACGGGTCCGCGCCGCCGTGCGGCCGCCGCCGCAGGCGCACCCGTAG
- a CDS encoding YajQ family cyclic di-GMP-binding protein, whose translation MPSFDVVSEIDKHELTNAIDQANRELSTRFDFKGVDASFALDEQVITQSAPSDFQLKQMTDILRARLIARGIDVRCLEFGDVETNLAGARQKVTVKQGIEQKLGKKIVATIKDAKLKVEAQINGDKLRISGKKRDDLQDVIALLKKSDFELPLQFDNFRD comes from the coding sequence ATGCCTTCCTTCGATGTCGTCTCCGAGATCGACAAGCACGAACTGACCAACGCGATCGACCAGGCGAACCGCGAACTGTCGACCCGCTTCGACTTCAAGGGCGTGGACGCCAGCTTCGCGCTCGACGAGCAGGTCATCACCCAGTCGGCGCCCAGCGATTTCCAGCTCAAGCAGATGACCGACATCCTGCGCGCGCGGCTGATCGCGCGCGGCATCGACGTGCGCTGCCTGGAGTTCGGCGACGTGGAGACCAACCTGGCCGGCGCGCGGCAGAAGGTCACCGTCAAGCAGGGGATCGAGCAGAAGCTGGGCAAGAAGATCGTCGCCACCATCAAGGACGCCAAGCTCAAGGTGGAAGCGCAGATCAACGGCGACAAGTTGCGCATCAGCGGCAAGAAGCGCGACGACCTGCAGGACGTGATCGCGCTGCTGAAGAAGAGCGATTTCGAACTGCCGCTGCAGTTCGACAACTTCCGCGACTGA
- a CDS encoding DUF1415 domain-containing protein — protein MNDLAPAADPIAATRLWLERAVIGLNLCPFAKAVHVKQQIRYVLSDASTPEALLEQLAEELVLLRDTPAEQIDTTLIVHPDVLQDFLDYNDFLDNADAAVEALDLQGILQVASFHPQYQFAGTAPDDIGNYSNRAPYPTLHLLREDSVERAVAAFPDADVIVERNLQTLEKLGLEGWQRVIEGRDA, from the coding sequence TTGAACGACCTCGCCCCCGCCGCCGATCCGATCGCCGCGACCCGCCTATGGCTGGAACGCGCGGTGATCGGCCTGAACCTGTGCCCCTTCGCCAAGGCGGTGCACGTCAAGCAGCAGATCCGCTACGTGCTCAGCGACGCGAGCACGCCCGAGGCGCTGCTCGAGCAGCTGGCCGAGGAACTGGTGCTGCTGCGCGACACCCCGGCCGAGCAGATCGACACCACACTGATCGTGCACCCGGACGTGCTGCAGGACTTCCTGGACTACAACGACTTCCTCGACAACGCCGACGCCGCGGTCGAGGCGCTGGACCTACAGGGCATCCTGCAGGTGGCCAGCTTCCATCCGCAGTACCAGTTCGCCGGCACCGCGCCGGACGACATCGGCAACTACAGCAACCGCGCGCCCTACCCCACCCTGCACCTGCTGCGCGAGGACAGCGTGGAACGCGCGGTGGCGGCGTTCCCGGACGCGGACGTGATCGTGGAGCGCAATCTCCAGACCTTGGAGAAGCTGGGGCTGGAGGGCTGGCAGCGGGTCATCGAGGGGCGGGATGCGTGA
- a CDS encoding pseudouridine synthase, whose translation MKLVKHLANLGYGSRKQVALLFREGRVTDAEGEVLYADDQVPHAAIRVDGEALDPPPGLILALHKPTGYTCSTKDPGRIVYDLLPPRFRLRAPLLSTVGRLDRDTSGLLLMTDDGALLHRIVSPKARLAKVYEAILAEDLRGDEAAQFASGTLLLDGETTPLLPVALETLGPRQVRVALHEGRYHQVRRMFAAVGNHVVALHRGRIGGFGLGDLPSGQWRVLEAADVAQLFEGRD comes from the coding sequence ATGAAACTGGTCAAGCATCTGGCCAACCTGGGCTACGGCAGCCGCAAGCAGGTGGCGCTGCTGTTCCGCGAAGGCCGCGTCACCGATGCCGAGGGCGAGGTGCTGTACGCCGACGACCAGGTGCCGCACGCGGCGATCCGGGTCGATGGCGAAGCGCTGGATCCGCCCCCCGGGCTGATCCTGGCGCTGCACAAGCCGACCGGCTACACCTGCTCGACCAAGGATCCGGGACGCATCGTCTACGACCTGCTGCCGCCGCGCTTCCGCCTGCGCGCGCCGCTGCTGTCCACGGTGGGGCGGCTGGACCGCGACACCAGCGGGTTGCTGCTGATGACCGACGACGGCGCGCTGCTGCATCGCATCGTCTCGCCGAAGGCGCGCCTGGCCAAGGTCTACGAGGCGATCCTGGCCGAGGACCTGCGCGGCGATGAAGCCGCGCAGTTCGCCAGCGGCACGCTGCTGCTCGACGGCGAGACCACGCCGCTGCTGCCGGTGGCACTGGAAACGCTGGGGCCGCGGCAGGTGCGCGTGGCCCTGCACGAGGGCCGCTACCACCAGGTACGGCGCATGTTCGCCGCCGTCGGCAACCACGTGGTGGCGCTGCATCGCGGTCGCATCGGCGGCTTCGGCCTGGGCGATCTGCCGTCCGGCCAGTGGCGGGTGCTGGAGGCGGCGGACGTCGCGCAGTTGTTTGAGGGCCGGGATTAG
- a CDS encoding class I SAM-dependent methyltransferase: MPALQDAPLETLFLPFAQGALRWPAGRVLFLRARDGWALRQHAQPTQLVCEQGYRPFATALQHSGWQVRAEDAGDHDDAGGYALILVLPPRQRDEARALLARAVALAAPGGIVVACQANNEGARSGEDDLQQLAGLGGKLTKHHCRVYWTAPLQGGHDAALQQRWAKLDAVRPILDGRFRSRPGVFAWDRIDPASALLAEHLPPDLAGRAADLGAGYGYLSAELLARCPKIAALDLFEADARALALARANLAQAPAGVTLGFHWHDVTTGLPAQYDVIVSNPPFHAPGRMERPDIGRRFIAVAAQALKPGGTLFLVANRHLPYEAVLDASFGETEVIATRDGFKLIAAVRSRGGARR, translated from the coding sequence ATGCCGGCCTTGCAAGACGCTCCCCTCGAGACCCTGTTCCTGCCCTTCGCCCAGGGCGCGCTGCGCTGGCCGGCCGGCAGGGTGCTGTTCCTGCGCGCCCGCGACGGCTGGGCGCTGCGCCAGCACGCGCAGCCGACACAACTGGTCTGCGAGCAGGGCTATCGCCCGTTCGCGACCGCGTTGCAGCACAGCGGCTGGCAGGTCCGGGCCGAGGACGCCGGCGACCACGACGATGCCGGCGGCTACGCGCTGATCCTGGTGCTGCCGCCGCGCCAGCGCGACGAGGCGCGGGCGCTGCTGGCACGCGCGGTGGCGCTGGCCGCGCCGGGCGGCATCGTGGTCGCCTGCCAGGCCAACAACGAAGGCGCGCGTTCCGGCGAGGACGACCTGCAGCAGTTGGCCGGGCTCGGCGGCAAACTGACCAAGCACCATTGCCGCGTGTACTGGACCGCGCCGCTGCAGGGCGGCCACGACGCCGCGCTGCAGCAGCGCTGGGCGAAGCTGGACGCGGTGCGGCCGATCCTGGACGGGCGCTTCCGCAGCCGTCCCGGGGTGTTCGCCTGGGACCGCATCGACCCGGCCTCGGCGCTGCTGGCCGAGCATCTGCCGCCGGATCTGGCCGGGCGCGCCGCCGATCTCGGTGCCGGTTACGGCTACCTGTCGGCGGAGCTGCTCGCGCGCTGCCCGAAGATCGCCGCGCTGGACCTGTTCGAGGCCGACGCGCGCGCACTGGCGCTGGCGCGCGCCAACCTGGCGCAGGCGCCGGCCGGGGTGACGCTGGGCTTCCACTGGCACGACGTGACCACCGGGCTGCCCGCGCAGTACGACGTCATCGTCTCCAATCCGCCGTTCCACGCGCCCGGCCGGATGGAGCGCCCGGACATCGGCCGCCGCTTCATCGCCGTGGCGGCGCAGGCGCTCAAGCCCGGCGGCACGCTGTTCCTGGTCGCCAACCGGCACCTGCCTTACGAGGCGGTGCTCGATGCCAGCTTCGGCGAGACCGAGGTGATCGCCACCCGCGACGGCTTCAAGCTGATCGCCGCGGTGCGCAGCCGCGGCGGCGCACGCCGATGA
- a CDS encoding PQQ-dependent sugar dehydrogenase gives MPSPPHARWIVGVLAAALLAACGDTAKHSIEEGSGPDPVLPDPVKRMIPTVKVAEVKRWADGAAPVPAAGLEVKAFARELDHPRWLYVLPNGDVLVAETAAPPAPEKESSGLRDKIQGAMMAKAGSTVPSANRITLLRDADGDGVAEVRTQFLKGLYSPFGMALIGDRLYVANADALVSFPYKDGDTQINAAPSFVANLPGGINHHWTKSLLASRDGKKLYVGVGSNSNVAENGMDAELNRAAILEVDAQSGTTRVFASGLRNPVGLAWQPGADTLWVVVNERDEIGSDLVPDYLTSVREGGFYGWPYSYYGQHVDERVQPQNAEMVASAIKPDYALGAHTASLGLAFYEGTLLPPAYRSGAFIGQHGSWNRDPPSGYKVVYVPFADGKPTGKPQDVLTGFLDAEGKAQGRPVGVAVDKPGALLVADDVGNVIWRVTPKPGAGK, from the coding sequence ATGCCCTCGCCACCTCATGCCCGCTGGATCGTCGGCGTCCTCGCCGCCGCCCTGCTCGCCGCCTGCGGCGACACCGCCAAGCATTCCATCGAGGAAGGCTCGGGGCCGGATCCGGTACTGCCCGACCCGGTGAAGCGCATGATTCCCACGGTGAAGGTCGCCGAGGTCAAGCGCTGGGCCGACGGCGCCGCGCCGGTGCCGGCCGCCGGCCTGGAGGTCAAGGCCTTCGCTCGCGAACTGGATCATCCGCGCTGGCTGTACGTGCTGCCCAACGGCGATGTGCTGGTGGCCGAGACCGCGGCGCCACCGGCGCCGGAGAAGGAGAGCAGCGGCCTGCGCGACAAGATCCAGGGCGCGATGATGGCCAAGGCCGGCTCCACCGTGCCCAGCGCCAACCGCATCACCTTGCTGCGCGACGCCGACGGCGACGGCGTGGCGGAAGTGCGCACCCAGTTCCTCAAGGGCCTGTATTCGCCGTTCGGCATGGCCCTGATCGGCGATCGGTTGTACGTCGCCAATGCCGATGCGCTGGTCAGCTTTCCGTACAAGGACGGCGACACCCAGATCAACGCCGCGCCCAGCTTCGTCGCCAACCTGCCCGGCGGCATCAACCATCACTGGACCAAGAGCCTGCTGGCCAGCCGCGACGGCAAGAAGCTCTACGTCGGCGTCGGCTCCAACAGCAACGTCGCCGAGAACGGCATGGATGCCGAGCTCAACCGCGCGGCGATCCTGGAAGTGGACGCGCAGAGCGGCACCACCCGCGTGTTCGCCAGCGGCCTGCGCAATCCGGTGGGCCTGGCCTGGCAGCCGGGCGCGGACACCTTGTGGGTGGTGGTCAACGAACGCGACGAGATCGGCAGCGACCTGGTGCCCGACTACCTGACCTCGGTGCGCGAGGGCGGCTTCTACGGCTGGCCTTACAGCTATTACGGCCAGCACGTGGACGAACGCGTGCAGCCGCAGAACGCGGAGATGGTGGCCAGCGCGATCAAGCCGGACTATGCGCTGGGCGCGCACACCGCCTCGCTGGGCCTGGCCTTCTACGAGGGTACGCTGCTGCCGCCGGCCTACCGGAGCGGCGCCTTCATCGGTCAGCATGGCTCGTGGAATCGCGATCCGCCGTCCGGGTACAAGGTCGTCTACGTCCCGTTCGCCGACGGCAAGCCGACCGGCAAGCCGCAGGACGTACTGACCGGTTTCCTCGACGCGGAAGGCAAGGCGCAGGGGCGCCCGGTCGGCGTGGCGGTGGACAAGCCGGGTGCGCTGCTGGTGGCCGACGACGTCGGCAACGTGATCTGGCGGGTGACGCCCAAGCCGGGCGCGGGCAAGTAA
- a CDS encoding DUF3247 family protein produces the protein MTKYAKRVHTDQAQIQALEELILQLPEQSDVQIELVDGSTFLGTVSIRPSIQQFRDADEREGSNAQVRIDGLDDPAEHHFLWLDEIRSVRQLPARPWDEDPRGDAAS, from the coding sequence ATGACCAAGTATGCCAAGCGCGTCCACACCGACCAGGCGCAGATCCAGGCGCTGGAGGAACTGATCCTGCAATTGCCCGAGCAGTCCGACGTGCAGATCGAACTCGTCGACGGCAGCACGTTCCTGGGCACGGTCAGCATTCGCCCGAGCATCCAGCAGTTCCGCGACGCGGACGAGCGCGAAGGCAGCAACGCGCAGGTGCGGATCGACGGGCTCGACGACCCGGCCGAACACCATTTCCTCTGGCTGGACGAGATCCGCAGCGTGCGCCAGCTCCCGGCTCGCCCCTGGGACGAGGATCCGCGCGGCGACGCCGCGTCTTGA
- a CDS encoding ATP-binding protein, with translation MHVSTESPLLSRAPASDLHYREIFDKIDSGFCVVQVLFDGERAVDYVFLEVNAAFERETGLRDVVGRRVCEMLPAHEEHWFELYGEVARSGRRGKTENFSVGLDRWWTVDAFRVGAPERHQVAVQFLDITERKRVERDLAESEARFSALAEGLPMPVWVLDATGHLRFTNTAYAEFFGINPESDDAQPGWGDVLHPEDAGPFAFELRLALSEQRNLRALVRARRHDGEWRWVEMTAVPRYSAEGEFIGLAGSSPDVTERRDIELAREQLLESERSARNAAESMARLKDEFLATLSHELRTPLTTILGWSDLLLQRLPPGDPSSKGLSVIASSARAQQRLISDMLDLSSMLLGKVQLEVEQLDLAEQVREALRAQEPVAEGKAQSLTLQAPPQPCMVLGDATRLQQVFWNLLSNAIKFTPAHGRIDLSIDADADGEHVTVAVRDSGDGIPPEFLPHLFGRFRQADGTTTRLHGGLGLGLAIVQQLVEMHGGQVSAASDGRGCGSVFTVRLPLHRDVPGKRPLREVRAFAMAEQIVEAHALKGMRLLAVEDQPDMLDYLRRLLQEQGAEVLAVGSASEALEVLDGGGHADIDVMVTDIGMPGMDGYGLIRTIRENMGLQAADLPAVAVTALARADDRDRALQSGFQEHLAKPYSVAQLVSAVRFARQA, from the coding sequence ATGCATGTCAGTACCGAATCGCCTCTCTTGTCGCGCGCGCCGGCGTCGGACCTGCACTACCGCGAGATCTTCGACAAGATCGATTCCGGGTTCTGCGTGGTGCAGGTGCTGTTCGACGGCGAGCGCGCGGTGGACTATGTGTTCCTGGAGGTCAATGCCGCGTTCGAGCGCGAAACCGGTCTGCGCGACGTCGTCGGCCGCCGCGTGTGCGAGATGTTGCCGGCCCACGAGGAACACTGGTTCGAACTGTACGGCGAGGTGGCGCGCAGCGGCCGCCGCGGCAAGACCGAGAACTTTTCGGTGGGACTGGATCGGTGGTGGACGGTCGATGCATTCCGGGTCGGCGCGCCGGAACGCCACCAGGTGGCCGTGCAGTTCCTCGACATCACCGAGCGCAAGCGCGTGGAGCGCGACCTGGCCGAAAGCGAGGCCCGCTTCAGCGCGCTCGCCGAGGGCCTGCCGATGCCGGTATGGGTGCTGGACGCCACCGGCCACCTGCGCTTCACCAATACCGCCTATGCCGAGTTCTTCGGCATCAATCCGGAATCGGACGACGCACAGCCCGGCTGGGGCGATGTGCTGCATCCGGAGGACGCCGGCCCCTTCGCATTCGAACTGCGCCTGGCGCTGAGCGAGCAGCGCAACCTGCGCGCGCTGGTGCGCGCGCGCCGCCACGACGGCGAATGGCGCTGGGTGGAGATGACCGCGGTGCCGCGCTATTCCGCCGAGGGCGAGTTCATCGGCCTGGCCGGCAGCAGCCCGGACGTCACCGAGCGCCGCGACATCGAACTGGCGCGCGAGCAACTGCTGGAATCCGAGCGCAGCGCGCGCAATGCCGCCGAGAGCATGGCGCGGCTGAAGGACGAGTTCCTGGCCACGCTGTCGCACGAACTGCGCACGCCACTGACCACCATCCTCGGCTGGAGCGACCTGCTGCTGCAGCGGCTGCCGCCCGGCGATCCGAGCAGCAAGGGCCTGTCGGTGATCGCCAGCAGCGCGCGCGCGCAGCAGCGGCTGATCTCGGACATGCTCGATCTCAGCAGCATGCTGCTGGGCAAGGTGCAACTGGAAGTGGAGCAGCTGGATCTGGCCGAACAGGTGCGCGAGGCGTTGCGCGCGCAGGAGCCGGTGGCCGAAGGCAAGGCGCAGTCGCTGACCCTGCAGGCGCCGCCGCAGCCGTGCATGGTGCTGGGCGACGCCACGCGCCTGCAGCAGGTGTTCTGGAACCTGTTGTCCAACGCGATCAAGTTCACGCCGGCGCACGGGCGCATCGACCTGTCGATCGATGCCGATGCGGACGGCGAGCACGTGACGGTGGCGGTGCGCGACTCCGGCGACGGCATCCCGCCGGAATTCCTGCCGCATCTGTTCGGCCGCTTCCGCCAGGCCGACGGCACCACCACGCGCCTGCACGGCGGCCTCGGCCTGGGCCTGGCGATCGTGCAGCAACTGGTGGAAATGCATGGCGGCCAAGTCAGCGCGGCCAGCGACGGCCGCGGCTGCGGTTCGGTGTTCACCGTGCGCCTGCCGCTGCACCGCGACGTGCCGGGCAAGCGGCCGCTGCGAGAGGTGCGTGCCTTCGCGATGGCCGAACAGATCGTGGAGGCGCATGCGCTGAAGGGCATGCGCCTGCTCGCGGTCGAGGACCAGCCGGACATGCTCGACTACCTGCGCCGCCTGCTCCAGGAGCAGGGCGCGGAGGTGCTGGCGGTGGGCTCGGCCAGCGAGGCGCTGGAAGTGCTCGATGGCGGCGGCCACGCCGACATCGACGTGATGGTCACCGACATCGGCATGCCGGGCATGGACGGCTACGGCCTGATCCGCACCATCCGCGAGAACATGGGCCTGCAGGCCGCCGACCTGCCGGCGGTGGCGGTGACCGCGCTGGCGCGTGCCGACGACCGCGATCGCGCGCTGCAGTCCGGTTTCCAGGAACACCTGGCCAAGCCGTACAGCGTGGCGCAGTTGGTGTCCGCGGTGCGCTTCGCCAGGCAGGCCTGA
- a CDS encoding DUF3016 domain-containing protein, which yields MKIRYAWTALALACLLAGGASAETRNVTDPQAPRSVERDGPVQVRWADPATFTELRYSRNRWEAQRGDWVRQLADYLQERAGKRLAPGQRLDVELTDIKRAGDYEPWHGVQWNDVRVMRDIYPPRISLTFTLRGAGGQVLDQGERKLIDSSYLFNSSIGMSNDPLRYEKRLLDDWVRREFRGDAEMAGR from the coding sequence ATGAAGATCCGATACGCCTGGACGGCGCTGGCGCTGGCCTGCCTGTTGGCGGGCGGAGCCTCCGCCGAGACCCGCAATGTCACCGATCCGCAGGCCCCGCGCAGCGTCGAGCGCGATGGACCGGTGCAGGTCCGCTGGGCCGACCCGGCCACGTTCACCGAACTGCGCTACAGCCGCAACCGCTGGGAAGCGCAGCGCGGCGACTGGGTGCGGCAGCTGGCCGACTACCTGCAGGAGCGCGCAGGCAAGCGCCTGGCGCCCGGGCAGCGGCTGGACGTGGAACTGACCGACATCAAGCGCGCCGGCGACTACGAGCCGTGGCACGGCGTGCAATGGAACGACGTGCGGGTGATGCGCGATATCTACCCACCGCGCATCAGCCTGACCTTCACCTTGCGCGGCGCGGGTGGGCAGGTGCTGGACCAGGGCGAGCGCAAGCTGATCGACAGCAGCTACCTGTTCAACAGCAGCATCGGCATGAGCAACGACCCGCTGCGCTACGAGAAGCGGCTGCTCGACGATTGGGTGCGCCGCGAGTTCCGTGGCGATGCCGAGATGGCTGGGCGCTGA
- the alr gene encoding alanine racemase, producing MRPARALIDLEALRHNYRLAKRLGGGKALAVVKADAYGHGAVACARALEAEADGFAVACIEEALELRQAGIAAPILLLEGIFDADELPLVAEHRLWCAVASPWQVEAIAAFAAPRPLCLWLKLDSGMHRLGLAPDEFRAAHARLSALPQVERLVLMSHFARADELDSARTLEQVDVFRQATAGLAGDISLCNSPALLGWPQLRNGWARPGLMLYGADPFAAGAELPGELRPVMTLQSRVIAVRDLAAGEPVGYGARFVAPRPTRVGVVAMGYADGYPQFAPNGTPVLIDGAPGQLIGRVSMDMLTVDLTDHPQAGLGSEVQLWGAQPRIDTLAARCASSAYRLLCGLKRAPRAYLHG from the coding sequence GTGCGCCCAGCCCGTGCATTGATCGACCTCGAGGCGCTGCGCCACAACTATCGCCTGGCCAAACGCCTGGGCGGCGGCAAGGCGCTGGCGGTGGTCAAGGCCGATGCCTACGGGCACGGCGCGGTTGCCTGCGCGCGCGCGCTGGAGGCGGAGGCCGACGGCTTCGCGGTGGCCTGCATCGAGGAGGCGCTGGAACTGCGCCAGGCCGGCATCGCCGCGCCGATCCTGCTGCTGGAAGGCATCTTCGACGCCGACGAACTGCCGCTGGTCGCCGAACACCGGCTGTGGTGCGCGGTCGCCTCGCCGTGGCAGGTCGAGGCGATCGCCGCGTTCGCCGCGCCGCGGCCGCTGTGCCTGTGGTTGAAGCTGGACAGCGGCATGCACCGGCTGGGCCTGGCGCCGGACGAATTCCGCGCCGCGCATGCGCGGCTGAGCGCGCTGCCGCAGGTCGAGCGGCTGGTGCTGATGAGCCACTTCGCCCGCGCCGACGAACTGGACAGCGCGCGCACCCTGGAGCAGGTCGACGTCTTCCGCCAGGCCACCGCCGGCCTGGCCGGCGACATCAGCCTGTGCAACTCCCCGGCCCTGCTGGGCTGGCCGCAGTTGCGCAACGGCTGGGCGCGGCCGGGGCTGATGCTGTACGGCGCCGACCCGTTCGCCGCCGGCGCCGAATTGCCGGGCGAATTGCGTCCGGTGATGACCCTGCAGTCCAGGGTCATCGCGGTGCGCGACTTGGCCGCCGGCGAGCCGGTCGGCTACGGCGCGCGCTTCGTCGCGCCGCGCCCGACCCGGGTCGGCGTGGTGGCGATGGGCTATGCCGACGGCTATCCGCAGTTCGCGCCGAACGGCACGCCGGTGCTGATCGACGGCGCACCCGGGCAACTGATCGGGCGCGTCTCGATGGACATGCTGACCGTGGACCTGACCGACCACCCGCAGGCCGGACTCGGCAGCGAGGTCCAGCTGTGGGGCGCGCAGCCGCGCATCGACACCCTGGCCGCGCGCTGCGCCTCCAGCGCCTACCGCCTGCTGTGCGGACTCAAGCGTGCGCCGCGCGCGTATCTGCACGGCTGA
- a CDS encoding D-amino acid dehydrogenase: protein MRVLVLGSGVIGTATAWYLARSGCEVTVVDRQPAAGLETSYANAGQVSPGYASPWAAPGVPLKALKWLFQRHAPLAISPTADLQQYLWLAQMLRNCTAERYAINKARMVRLSEYSRDCLDQLRAETGIEYEGRQLGTTQLFRTQQQLDGAAKDIEVLREYGVPYELLDRAGIARVEPALASAPASLVGALRLPNDQTGDCRLFTQRLAALAAAAGVQFRYGETIDGLQADGDRLDGVRLGGRLERADRYVVALGSYSPRLLAPLGIRLPVYPLKGYSLTLPIRDAALAPTSTILDETYKVAITRFDQRIRVGGMAELAGFDLSLPARRRATLEKVVNDLYPRGGDLARAEFWTGLRPATPDGTPVVGATGYRNLFLNTGHGTLGWTMACGSGRYLADLIASRQPQISGEGLDIFRYSRGSAASTAEAVACAQPVH, encoded by the coding sequence ATGCGGGTTCTGGTTCTCGGCAGCGGTGTGATCGGCACGGCCACGGCGTGGTATCTGGCCCGCAGCGGCTGCGAGGTGACGGTGGTCGATCGCCAGCCCGCGGCCGGGCTGGAGACCAGCTATGCCAATGCCGGCCAGGTCTCGCCCGGCTACGCGTCGCCGTGGGCGGCGCCCGGGGTGCCGCTGAAGGCGCTGAAATGGCTGTTCCAGCGCCATGCGCCGCTGGCGATCAGCCCCACCGCCGACCTGCAGCAGTACCTGTGGCTGGCGCAGATGCTGCGCAACTGCACCGCCGAGCGCTATGCGATCAACAAGGCGCGGATGGTGCGCCTGTCCGAGTACAGCCGCGACTGCCTGGACCAACTGCGCGCCGAGACCGGCATCGAATACGAAGGCCGCCAGCTCGGCACCACCCAGTTGTTCCGCACCCAGCAGCAACTGGATGGCGCGGCCAAGGACATCGAGGTGCTGCGCGAGTACGGCGTGCCCTACGAACTGCTGGACCGCGCCGGCATCGCCCGGGTCGAGCCGGCGCTGGCCAGCGCGCCGGCCAGCCTGGTCGGCGCCTTGCGCCTGCCCAACGATCAGACCGGCGACTGTCGCCTGTTCACCCAGCGCCTGGCCGCGCTGGCCGCGGCCGCCGGCGTGCAATTCCGCTACGGCGAGACCATCGACGGCCTGCAGGCCGACGGCGACCGCCTGGACGGCGTGCGCCTCGGCGGCCGGCTGGAGCGCGCCGACCGTTACGTGGTCGCCTTGGGCAGCTATTCCCCGCGCTTGCTGGCGCCGCTGGGCATCCGCCTGCCGGTGTACCCGCTGAAAGGCTATTCGCTGACCCTGCCGATCCGCGACGCGGCGCTGGCGCCGACTTCCACCATCCTCGACGAAACCTACAAGGTGGCGATCACCCGCTTCGACCAGCGCATCCGCGTCGGTGGCATGGCCGAACTGGCCGGCTTCGACCTGTCGCTGCCGGCGCGGCGCCGCGCGACCCTGGAGAAAGTGGTGAACGACCTGTACCCGCGCGGCGGCGACCTGGCCCGCGCCGAATTCTGGACCGGGCTGCGCCCGGCCACGCCCGACGGCACCCCGGTGGTCGGCGCCACCGGCTACCGCAACCTGTTCCTCAACACCGGCCACGGCACGCTGGGCTGGACCATGGCCTGCGGTTCCGGCCGCTACCTGGCCGACCTGATCGCCTCGCGCCAGCCGCAGATCAGCGGCGAGGGCCTGGACATCTTCCGTTACTCGCGCGGGTCCGCCGCGTCCACCGCCGAGGCCGTCGCGTGCGCCCAGCCCGTGCATTGA